The Hyperolius riggenbachi isolate aHypRig1 chromosome 3, aHypRig1.pri, whole genome shotgun sequence genome window below encodes:
- the LOC137562130 gene encoding zinc finger protein 25-like, protein MMSHRGDKPHHCSECEKSFNYPSQLIKHQRSHTGERPFFCSECEKHFTIKSHLEAHQRIHTREKPFSCSECQKCFRWKDYLRIHQRIHTGVKPFSCSECDKSFTDKTTLTNHQRIHTGEKPFSCSECQKCFARKSFLKSHQLTHTRETTFKCTECDQFFLHKANLTEHQRAHTGEKPFQCTECDKCFSRKTNLTVHQRTHTGEKPFSCPECDKSFSHQSHLRRHQKIHERVDVNL, encoded by the coding sequence ATGATGAGTCACAGAGGAGACAAGCCGCATCACTGCTCAGAGTGTGAGAAAAGCTTCAATTATCCTTCACAGCTTATTAAACACCAGAGGAGTCACACCGGGGAAAGGCCGTTTTTCTGTTCGGAGTGTGAAAAACATTTTACTATAAAGTCACACCTTGAAGCACACCAGAGGATCCACACCagagagaagccattttcttgttctgaatgtcagaaatgtttcAGATGGAAGGATTACCTCAGGATTCATCAGAGGATTCATACTGGAGTAAAGCCTTTTTCCTGCTCAGAATGTGACAAATCTTTCACTGACAAGACAACCCTTACAAACCATCAGaggattcatactggagagaagcctttttcctgctctgaatgtcagaaatgttttGCCAGAAAATCATTTCTTAAGTCACACCAACTCACTCACACAAGAGAAACGACATTTAAATGTACAGAATGTGATCAGTTTTTTTTACACAAGGCAAATCTTACTGAGCATCAGAGAgctcacacaggagaaaagccatttCAATGTACAGAATGTGATAAATGTTTTTCACGAAAGACAAATCTTACTGtgcatcagagaactcacacaggagaaaagccatttagtTGCCCAGAATGTGACAAGAGCTTCTCACACCAGTCACATCTGAGAAGACATCAGAAGATACATGAGCGAGTGGATGTCAACCTGTAA